Proteins found in one Gardnerella vaginalis ATCC 14018 = JCM 11026 genomic segment:
- a CDS encoding peptidoglycan D,D-transpeptidase FtsI family protein — MSRQIKQRFAKYSGKVNGVVNSIKDKVNRTSNSSGFSKTSKSLKDGTSSVFSLLKLIKRKSQFTRFKKSSTYNANSYEAYGSYNRSAANKTAAMNSTVFAKKCVIVAIIFAFVATCAIVKLSFIQLINARSTAQAAQAERIRTKPILARRGRILDTNGSVLAQSVERYNIIADPMNAQAFKPTPCTKQTAGNCHSISGKDVEGTGAVAVARLLAPILHMSSVEIGGKISGLGRYAVIKRNVKPSVKRAIDKLNLSGCVYAENSSERVYSSGPILGALIGSVKDAEESSRPEAKGRRGEIGESGLELSQDKVLTGTDGYQKYQGNNVGNEKIPGTVSEYKDAVNGNDIKLTIDSDVDWYVKKVLLDGMKQYKAGWGIAVVQDIRTGEILALEDTDDIKAGSSAARASVSKAVSQTFEPGSIGKVFAMAGMVQSGARQLSDKFSVPGTIDKQGQVFHDSHSHGIERLTLAGILKESSNVGMILAGEKYPNNKRYEFLSKFGIGQYTGLGLQGESPGLLPSVQAWDGRKQNTVLFGQGYATNALQITNAIATIANKGVRLQQSIIKSVIDPHGRVSEHKRPQATRVLDEHVASQMLNAMESTAESYKNFISINGYRVAAKSGTAEVAGFGGGLSSIVADCAGVIPVDNPRFAITVALSNPQGTFGVVTAAPLLKAIGEFLMQKYDVPVSTPRSNPIAVEW; from the coding sequence ACAAAGTTAATAGAACAAGCAATTCCAGTGGATTTTCAAAAACCAGTAAGTCTCTAAAAGACGGTACTAGTAGCGTTTTTAGCTTACTGAAGCTGATTAAAAGAAAATCGCAATTTACAAGGTTTAAAAAGTCCAGCACATACAATGCGAATTCTTATGAAGCTTACGGATCCTATAATAGGTCTGCTGCTAATAAGACTGCTGCGATGAATAGCACAGTTTTTGCAAAGAAGTGCGTAATTGTTGCAATTATTTTTGCGTTTGTTGCAACATGTGCAATAGTAAAACTTAGTTTTATACAGCTTATTAATGCTCGTTCTACTGCTCAGGCGGCTCAAGCAGAACGTATTAGGACAAAACCAATTCTTGCTAGAAGAGGTCGTATTTTAGATACAAACGGTTCAGTTCTTGCTCAAAGTGTTGAAAGATACAATATAATTGCTGATCCTATGAATGCGCAGGCGTTTAAACCTACTCCTTGCACAAAACAAACTGCTGGTAATTGTCATTCGATTAGTGGTAAGGATGTTGAAGGTACTGGTGCCGTGGCGGTGGCACGTCTTTTAGCTCCAATTCTTCATATGAGCTCTGTTGAAATCGGCGGAAAGATTTCTGGATTGGGTCGTTACGCAGTTATCAAGAGGAATGTGAAGCCTTCTGTTAAGCGTGCAATTGACAAACTCAACCTTTCTGGTTGTGTTTATGCAGAAAACAGTAGCGAACGAGTGTATTCAAGTGGTCCTATTTTGGGTGCCCTAATTGGTTCTGTCAAAGATGCCGAAGAAAGCTCTAGACCAGAGGCAAAGGGTAGAAGAGGTGAAATAGGTGAATCTGGATTAGAGCTTTCGCAAGATAAAGTTTTAACTGGTACAGATGGATATCAAAAGTATCAGGGAAACAATGTTGGAAATGAGAAAATTCCTGGCACTGTTAGCGAATATAAAGACGCTGTAAATGGTAATGACATAAAGTTAACCATTGACAGCGATGTAGATTGGTACGTTAAAAAAGTTCTTCTCGACGGAATGAAGCAGTACAAAGCTGGATGGGGAATTGCTGTTGTTCAGGATATTCGCACTGGTGAGATTCTTGCGTTAGAAGATACTGACGATATTAAAGCTGGTTCTTCAGCTGCTAGAGCATCTGTTTCTAAAGCGGTTAGCCAGACCTTTGAGCCAGGTTCTATAGGCAAAGTGTTTGCCATGGCTGGAATGGTTCAATCTGGTGCGCGTCAACTCAGTGACAAATTCTCAGTTCCAGGGACAATAGACAAACAAGGTCAGGTTTTCCATGATTCTCACAGTCATGGTATTGAACGTTTAACATTAGCTGGAATTTTAAAGGAATCTTCTAATGTTGGCATGATTTTAGCTGGCGAAAAATATCCTAATAACAAGCGTTATGAGTTTTTGTCTAAGTTTGGAATTGGGCAATATACTGGTTTAGGTTTACAAGGTGAATCTCCTGGTCTTCTTCCAAGCGTACAAGCATGGGATGGTCGTAAGCAAAACACTGTTTTGTTTGGTCAGGGTTATGCCACTAACGCTTTGCAAATTACTAATGCTATTGCGACTATTGCGAACAAGGGTGTAAGGCTCCAACAGTCAATAATCAAATCTGTAATAGATCCTCATGGACGTGTCTCAGAGCACAAGAGACCTCAGGCAACTCGCGTTTTGGATGAACATGTAGCATCGCAAATGTTGAATGCTATGGAAAGCACAGCAGAATCTTACAAGAACTTTATATCAATTAATGGATACCGTGTTGCTGCTAAGAGTGGTACTGCAGAAGTAGCGGGATTCGGTGGAGGATTAAGTTCTATTGTTGCAGATTGTGCTGGAGTAATTCCTGTGGATAATCCACGATTTGCTATTACAGTGGCATTAAGTAATCCTCAGGGAACTTTCGGCGTTGTTACAGCAGCACCTCTTTTGAAAGCAATTGGAGAATTCTTGATGCAAAAGTATGATGTTCCAGTTTCTACTCCTCGTAGCAACCCTATTGCTGTAGAATGGTGA